Sequence from the Sagittula sp. P11 genome:
GGCCGCCCTGCCCTTCGACGACATGCTCTTTGCCGCCTTCGGCGACGAGAAGTTCTTCCAGACCGATGGCGCGATGTACCCCGAGGGCTGGGCGTGGCGGTCGGATGCCGGTGTTGAGCTGTACAACCAGAACGACCAGGAGAAGGCCAAGGGTTACCTCGAAGAGGCGGGCTATGACGGTACGCCGCTGCGCATCCTGACCTCGCGCCAGTACGAGTTCCACTACCAGATGGCCGAAGTCGCCCGCATGGCGCTTGAGATGGCTGGCTTCACGGTCCAGATGGACGTCGTGGACTGGGCGACGCTGGCGCAGAACCGCGACAACCCGGACCTGTGGGACATCTACATCACCCACTCGCCCTTCCTGCCGGAACCGGCGCTGACCTCCTCCTTCTTCGCCACCGCGCGTGAGGGCTGGAACAACCCGGAGAAGAACGCGATCCTCGACCGCTTCACCTCGGAAAGCGATCCGGAGAAGCGCAAGGCAGTCTTTGCAGAGCTGCAGCAGATCGTGCTGGAAGACGTGGGCCTGATCAAGGTCGGCAACTTCAACGCGCTGCAGGGCAAGGCCGCGGGTCTGGAAGGCGTCGCGCCCTCGCCGTGGCCGGCCTTCTGGAACGCGAAGATGGCCGAGTGACCTGACAATCGGCCGGTCCCTTGCGGGGCCGGCCATTCCAGCCGGAACAAGAACACATGCGCAGATATCTGGCCAACCGCTTCGCAGGCATGATCGTGGTGATCTTTCTCGTGCTCACCATCGCCTTCGTGCTCGTCCGCCTCGCCCCGGGCGATCCGGCAAGCCTCATGCTCGGCCCCGATGCCACGCCCGAGGAAGTCGACGACCTGCGCGTCCGGCTTGGCCTCGACCGTCCGATCACGGTGCAATACTTCACCTTCCTCGCCAACGCCGTGCAGGGCGACCTCGGCACCTCTCTGTTCTTCGATCAGCCGGTGGTGCAGGTGCTGGCCGACCGTGCGGAGCCGTCGATCTTCCTCGCGCTTTTCTCCCTCGTGGTGGCGCTGGTCATCGCGGCACCCATCGGCATCTGGGCCGCCTACCGGCGCGGGTCGGCCGGGGACCAGATATCGGTGACGTCTGCCATGCTTGCGGCCTCGGTCCCGTCCTTCCTGACCGGCCTGCTGTTCCAGCGGTTCCTGGCGACCGACCTCGGCTGGTTCCCGGTCTCGGGCTATGGCGGACCGGAGGCGGATTTCGCAACGCGCATGGGCCACCTGGTCCTGCCTGCCATCACGCTCGGCATCACCAATTCCGCGCTTATCCTGCGGTTCACCCGTGCCTCGATGCTGGACATCCTGGGCGAGGACTACGTGCGCACCGCCCGCGCCAAGGGCATGACCGAACGTCGCGTGGTCCTGCGTCACGCGCTGAAGAACGCGGGCATCCCCATCATCACCGTGGTCGGCCTGACCTTTGCGCTGCTGGTGTCCGGCGCCGTGGTGACGGAACGGGTGTTCAACCTGCCGGGCATGGGCAATCTCGTGGTCAACGCGGTGCTGCGGCGCGACTACCCGGTGATCCAGGGGACGCTGATCGTGGTCGCGGCGCTTTATGTGCTGGTGAACCTCGCCACCGATCTTCTTTACCTCGTCGTCGACAAACGGGTGAAATACTGATGAGCGGTTCCCTCTCCGAAGCGCCCCCGGGCCTCATGCGGCAACTCTCGGCGCGTCCCTCCGTCATGGGTGCGCTGGTGGTGTTCGTCCTGATCGTGCTTGCCTGTTTCCTTTTGCCCACGCTGGGGATCACCGAGATCGGCGGCATGTCCGTGCGCAGCCGTCTCTCGGCGCCCGGTACCGGCGGATACGTCCTTGGCGCCGATGCCTTCGGACGCGATCTGCTGGGCCGGCTGCTTGTCGCCGGCCAGACCTCGCTCATGATCGGCCTCGGTGTCGCGGTCCTGTCCACGCTGCTTGGCGTGATCCTAGGGCTTGTCGCCGGGTTCTTCCGCAAGCTGGACACCGCGCTGTCCCGGCTGATCGACGCGATGATGGCCTTCCCCGACATCCTGCTTGCGCTGTCGCTCGTGGCGATCTTCGGCGGCACCATGGGCAACGTCATCCTCGCGCTCTCCGTCGTCTACACGCCGCGCATCGCCCGTATCGTGCGGGCCTCCACCCTCGTCATCCGCGAACTGCCCTTCGTGGAGGCGGCCCGCGCCCTTGGCACCGGGACGCCCGCGATCATGCTGACCCACGTGCTGCGCAACATCCTCTCGCCGATCCTCGTGCAGGCCACCTTCATCTTCGCCTATGCCATGCTGGCAGAGGCGGGCCTCAGCTTCCTCGGCGTTGGTGTCGATCCCAAGACGCCGACCTGGGGCATCATGGTCAACGAAGGGCGGCAGTTCATCGACAACGCCTTCTTCCTCATCCTCTTCCCGGGCATCGCCATCGCGCTTTCCGTCCTGTCGCTCCAGATCGTCGGAGACGGCCTGCGCGATGCGCTCGATCCCAGACTTGCCAAGGAGACCTGACTTATGGCGCTCACCCTGACCAACTTCCGGGCCACCGGTTTCGACCGGGTGCCGGAGGCGATCCACGTCGCCGATGACGGCACCGTGGCGGCTTCTGCCATTGCTGACGCCGAGGTGCTCGACCTGAACGGCGCGTATCTCTCGCCGGGCTGGTGCGACCTGCACGTGCACGTCTGGCACGGTGGCACGGACATCTCCATCCGCGCGTCGGAGGCCGGCCGCCCCACCGGCGTCACCGCCATGGCCGACGCAGGGTCGGCGGGCGAGGCGAGCTTCCACGGGCTGCGCGAATACGTGATCGAGCCGCAGTCCGAGACCATCAAGGCCTTCCTCAACATCGGCTCCATCGGGCTTGTCGCCTGCAACCGCGTGCCGGAACTGATCGACTGGCGGTCGATCGACATCGACCGGACGCTGGAGGTGATCGAGGCCAACCGCGACGTGATCTGCGGTATCAAGGTGCGCGCGTCGGGCGTCATCGTCGGCAGCTGGGGCATCACCCCCGCCAAGATCGCCAAGC
This genomic interval carries:
- a CDS encoding ABC transporter permease: MRRYLANRFAGMIVVIFLVLTIAFVLVRLAPGDPASLMLGPDATPEEVDDLRVRLGLDRPITVQYFTFLANAVQGDLGTSLFFDQPVVQVLADRAEPSIFLALFSLVVALVIAAPIGIWAAYRRGSAGDQISVTSAMLAASVPSFLTGLLFQRFLATDLGWFPVSGYGGPEADFATRMGHLVLPAITLGITNSALILRFTRASMLDILGEDYVRTARAKGMTERRVVLRHALKNAGIPIITVVGLTFALLVSGAVVTERVFNLPGMGNLVVNAVLRRDYPVIQGTLIVVAALYVLVNLATDLLYLVVDKRVKY
- a CDS encoding ABC transporter permease, yielding MSGSLSEAPPGLMRQLSARPSVMGALVVFVLIVLACFLLPTLGITEIGGMSVRSRLSAPGTGGYVLGADAFGRDLLGRLLVAGQTSLMIGLGVAVLSTLLGVILGLVAGFFRKLDTALSRLIDAMMAFPDILLALSLVAIFGGTMGNVILALSVVYTPRIARIVRASTLVIRELPFVEAARALGTGTPAIMLTHVLRNILSPILVQATFIFAYAMLAEAGLSFLGVGVDPKTPTWGIMVNEGRQFIDNAFFLILFPGIAIALSVLSLQIVGDGLRDALDPRLAKET